The stretch of DNA TGTAGTGATTTGGCATAACTGTTAAAGGATGAAACCATTGCTTATTGTCTTCAAAAGGgtaattcaattatatttaggTTCATGTCTTATCTGTGGTGTTTTATAAATGATGCAGAGGGACAAGTAGAGAACGTTCCCGGAATTTCTTCGGCTCATTTGGCAGACCTTCGAACTGTGCTTCATGAAAATGATCAACGAGTCCTGCAGCTTGCATTGGAATGTATTTCGAAGGTTCCCAAAGCAAATTATCTTTTACTCACCACAGTCTATGAGTTAGAAGCTGAAACAATTGAATCCTTAAAAGCTATATTTTCATTTCCAGTCTATCCTATTGGCCCTGCAATACCATATCTAGAATTAGGAGAAAACCCTTCTTCCATCAACAATGATCATAACCATGACTATATAAAATGGCTAGATTCTCAGCCACCTGAATCAGTATTGTACATTTCTTTGGGCAGTTTCCTTTCAGTGTCTAGTGCCCAAATGGATCAAATTGTTGAAGCACTAAACAGTAGCAACGTTCGTTATCTTTGGGTGGCTAGAGCGGATGCTTCTTGGTTGAAAGACAAGTGTGGAGGTAAGGGTATGGTGGTGCCATGGTGTGACCAATTGAAGGTGTTGTCTCATTCTTCTATAGGTGGATTTTGGAGCCACTGTGGATGGAATTCCACTCTTGAAGCTCTCTTTGCTGGGGTACCAATGCTCACATTCCCTCTTTTCTTGGATCAAGTTCCAAATAGCAGCCAAATTGTAGATGAGTGGAGGAATGGGTGTAAGGTGGAACAAGAGAAGTTGGAGAGTGAAGAGATTTTGGCAAAAGAAAAGATAGAAAAGCTGGTTAATAGGTTTATGGATCTTGAAAGCCAAGAGGGAAAACAGATCAGGGACAGGGCAAGTGAAATCAAGGCCATGTGTCACAGAGCTATTGGCACAGGTGGGTCCTCTGATGGGAACCttgatgcatttattagatacaTTTCAGAAGACTGATGCATTGAGAAGCTTGGATTATATAAAGGGTTGCTGATTGTATTTACCTGTAAGGATGTATATAACATTGTAAGCATGGATAATTCTTCAGTTTTACACTTTCACCTTCTGCCTGTTACACCCATCACTATATATctgcactaacacaaaaaagccttttaacgtccgacattttcgacctttgacgtctgcccaaacaccgacgtcgtatcgggtgacgtcaaaataacgTCGGAAAAAGAGCAGACGTCACTTGACGTCGGTCCTTTAGGAGTCCGACGTTATCCAACGTCGGGGCCAATAATAGCAGACGTCAATTTTCGCGCCAGAAAGAGGGAAAAACCTGAGCAatttaacgtctgtcagagactgtcagacgttaaataacgtcggcccTGGTACAGTccgacgttaaataacgtctgtTAGGGCACACCAGACGTCAAACtgctccattttttttaaaaaatttgactgtttttacaatatccacacacctgaaaatcagaaaattcccagaacaatttcataatactttCAGCACAATTTTAGAGttacagttatatataatagaactaaagtttcaacatatattctaaactaatataaataacaacaaactaaaagtttcaacatgaaattcttgtacaataaagtttttaaaacgaGTTCTAATTCATGTGGTATCAACTCCATCTCTCCAATAGATATGCTGCCCATTCCTGTCTTAGTGTGTGAATAATGTCATCTGGTAgaggtgatggattcttgaatcgctgaaaaagtaatacaatttcattatgtatgaatatcattctttaaagtttgatatgatttataatatgtgaaagatatatataattacctctatccattcatctttaactgcagctcgaatgattgttcttatccaagacatgacataatatccacattcccatgaatcttcttgcttgttacactgaacattacaaataaaataaacacatcaaagtcataagttgacatacagaaattaataactttaaaatgaatgagttctaacctttggatatatgactttaagttgttggcctctaggtttacccacaattctaatgaaattttggaaacataaaacatatataagtttttataactaagtagatacataggttaggattgaaaaaaaaaataatacttactcttgtaacatgtttttaaaagctggtggaatcttcctatggcatgaacaaaaccatacaactaggcattgtcttggaatgatgagacaaagttgccaatgatacctaccatcaatcacaagtacttagccaaaataattaataatacttcacaaaatattattagcaaaaacacttacgaatcaatgtatggcgcaaagtagatctctctatttgactcaaccatccatgtttgcaaataaagtttgatgtggtcaggtgagtttcccgaaggttgaattgtttgaggttcaatgaatccatagacggaagatcgaccttggtccacaatgactttgtccatgtacctacaagaagacagttaggtataatattaaaaggtaccaattccttgctttaaatatgaaatacaatgaaaaaaaatcttacatgcaccatagttgtatgactgaaatatttaacatcttgtcTCCTGTAATGATCTCTAGTGCATCATTCAGGGTTATGTACAATGGGACATGACAATGGAGGCCAAATACTCTTAACTCCCACTCTAGCTCTACCGGTCCTCTTTTCAACTTGTGTAATTTCAGAAGCAGCTTTCCTAGAGGATCATCTTCTGCTTCTGccatttcatcatcttcacgtATAACACGTGGACGTCGGACCAGCTGTTTTTCAGGACGAGTGGACtgaaataaagatttagaaaggtttgacgttaaaagttttataaattgtaagatTGAACTACTAAAAACATGATGTCATAATACCTTTGGTGGGCTAAAGTATGGCATGATCAATGCTTTAGGCCAAGCCATAAATGTGCCTAAAGCTTCCCCAACAAATTGGATTTCTGAAGTTGGCACAGGCACTTGAGCATGGAGATATCGAATTTCATCAATCATCACACGCGCATACTGGGGCAATAGAGGAACACCATGGATAGTCTCCCCACCCTGAAGTTGTCGTCCTATGGCCACTACGCGCGGGGGGTCTTCATCAACCAATAACTCATACTGACTTGTGTAGTCAGTATGATCTACACCAGAGCATGAGCCTTTTGTACTCACACGTTGTCCTGTTGGAGCTTGAGTGGGTAATTCCATGTTCTGTTGCTGCATGGACTGAAGCTTTTCTTCAAGTgttctttgtatttgttgttgttgttgaagttgTTCCATAAAACGTTGCTCCATAATTCCCATGCGTTGGTTGAATCTTTCCTCCATTTGTTGCTCCATCTTCCTCAAGGCCTCTTGACTCAACGATTCATTACTTCTTTGTGGAGGACCAAAGTAATCTCGAAGACCAATGGCACCTCCaacaccacgcacacgtccTGGGTGCTCTGGCCTTCCAATTGCCGTTGTGAGTATATCGTCCCGACCATGGCCAACAAACGAACCCTGAGTCTCTTGCTCAATTAATTCATCCTACAAcacaaaagaaagtttaatcaaAAGGAGAAACATATGAACTATGATAGTCAAATAAGGTTTGTACTTACTATTTTTTGAGATATGATTTGAGCAGATTGTGATGTCATTTGCTCATCGGACTTAGTCCGAGCAGCCTTCCACATCTCGTACCTAGGAATTGCATCCACTAGGTCAGGGGACTCAAGTCCCAAAGACTGTGCACgagactttttcaattttttctccaataATGCATAACCACCTCGAGAGAGTACGTGTGGTGTATCATTAAGCTTTTGTCTTTGTTGGGTTGCTGTCCTTTTTTCCTGTGAcacataacattatttaatagttttaatacACAAATGTATGACTAGTGtcactataaacaaatttaacaaacaaaccTGCCAGTCTCCAGACTCTCTACATGCACGAAATTGCATCCATTCCTCCTCAGAGATTTTGTACTTCTCACAAGGAGTGTCATGTTGTCTATCTCCAAACACATATAAACGTGTGAGCCTTGCCTTGAAGTCCCTCCATCTGGTGGCTATGTGAGATAAGACTTTCTTTCTAATCCGCTCAGTGTTTGGAGTAATCTCAAATTTGTGCTgtttgaaacataaaatatgttatgttaacagtaacataaaaaaatactatagttGGTTTAAGTAAACATACCACAAGATCCTGCCATAGGAGGTTCTTCTTGACCTCCGCGACGTCATCCCAACATGCAATTGCAATAGAAACTTTCGTTTTGGCCAACATTCCTATGTAGCTACGGTACTTTTTTTCCCAAGGCCCACTGGGTTCACCCGATCGAGGATCAATGTGGACCGGCATCCTCTCTCGTCGGTTTGTGACATCCGGCAACCGAGTCACAGATCTACCAGGTCCCTCCTGGTCTGATCCAGAGCTTGTCATACCTGAAACATTTCATTAGGAAATGTTAACAATGAAAATATACTCAATTAACGactattatattaaaacagcaagaaaaataaaatattataaatgtgaCAATATTACATATGTAATGACATCATTGTTCGGTCCACGAGCTAGCCTCAATAGAGTTTCAGAAACATTTGGAGTCGCATAAACCTTTTTCTTAAACCATGATAAGAATGTTT from Vigna unguiculata cultivar IT97K-499-35 chromosome 8, ASM411807v1, whole genome shotgun sequence encodes:
- the LOC114193024 gene encoding UDP-glycosyltransferase 87A1-like: MHNSVSGGGSGSVCHVVAMPFPGRGHINPMMNLCKILASRRPSDILITFVVTEEWLGFIAADSKPESIRLAAIPNVIPNERHKAANFPAFYEAVMTNMEEPFDRLLDRLEPPPSVILGCVELRWPIALANRRNIPVAAFWTMSASFYSMLHHLDVFAQQRRLNVDKDTLEGQVENVPGISSAHLADLRTVLHENDQRVLQLALECISKVPKANYLLLTTVYELEAETIESLKAIFSFPVYPIGPAIPYLELGENPSSINNDHNHDYIKWLDSQPPESVLYISLGSFLSVSSAQMDQIVEALNSSNVRYLWVARADASWLKDKCGGKGMVVPWCDQLKVLSHSSIGGFWSHCGWNSTLEALFAGVPMLTFPLFLDQVPNSSQIVDEWRNGCKVEQEKLESEEILAKEKIEKLVNRFMDLESQEGKQIRDRASEIKAMCHRAIGTGGSSDGNLDAFIRYISED